In Altererythrobacter aquiaggeris, the genomic stretch CTTTCCGCCCCTTGAAGACCAAAGCAACCTCGGCTGGCGTGTCAGGATGCTGGACCATGAATGCGCACCACCGCATCACATAATCATAGCTCTCCTGGTCACCACGGCAGAGGACATTGTGCAAAAGCTGCTTGAGATGGGACCAGTTGCCCTTCTTTGGGTTAACCGCCCATCCACGCCAAAGGTTGTAGACGTTAGGGCTATCGTTCCTGCCGCTCGGATCGAAAGTGACATAATCGTACTGGCGACGGCTGGAATGATCGAGCCACCAGTTGCCGAGTTTCTCTTTCTTGCCATTCGGCAACTCGAGGGACCTGATATTCATGTGCTTGCGGATCGCCTCGTCAGGGCTCCATTCGACCAGATGTCTCTGCATCCGGTCATCATACCGCTCACTCCCGACCAGATACTTGCCACTAGTCAAAACTGTGAACCGGTCCGCGTTGATGCGATCGAGAAGCGTGTTCTTAGGCTGCTCGCCGATGAAGTCAGGCAAATCAGCCAGATCATCAGGGAAGTCATCAAGCGGATCAGACCGTATCGCCTGTTCAATCAGGTCACCCTGACCGGCAGCGTGTAGCGCCTTGAAAAGAGTCTTAGCAGTTACCCGTTTGCCGCCATCATCGCCGTGAAGGCTATCCCATCGCCGACCGATCACATATTCGTGGTCGGCGTAATCGGCGTCTGAAGTGGACCAGGCAATGAATTCTTCCCTCGCCTCACCGGCAGAAGCGTGGTGGCAAGCCATCATCATTTCGAGCCATTTGCTCTGGTCACGGTAATTTGAAGCATCAAGGCCGGTCAGCATCAATTCTACATCTTCAGGATCGAAGTCGCCTGCACCGACCGAGGCAGCGACATCAGGGCGGCGGATCAAATCGATCAGAACGTCTGGCGCTGGCGAAGTTTCTGCGATCGGTTCGGCAAGCAGATCCCAGCAATATGGCTTGCCTGTTGCAGGGTGGCTGCTGCCAGGCGCAACCATCTGGCGGCCGTGCGCCTTGAACTCTATGCCGGGGTAGCTTTCAACTGTGTCCTGCACGAGTGTTCCGGCTGGCATCGTCATATAGTAGTGACTGCCATCCGATCCGGTTTCAACCTTTGGCCAGTTGTCGAGTTTGATGCCAAGGTCTGCCTGCAACCGTGCAACCGGATCATCGCCATCATCAAAGGCGCGAGGGTCCACGTCGATCACCAGATCAGTTTGACGCAGGCGAACGCCTACGTCCGTGCCGCCATCAAGCAATGCCTTGGCTTCAACAACATCGAGCGGATCGACTGTCCGCCAACCATGACCAGGGGCTTTGCCAATCGGCCTGCCACGCGCATCAAGCGCGTTCGGCACATTCAGGCGGACGAATTCATACCCGGTGCCGCGGAACGGCTCCAGTTCGTCAGAGTTAAATTCAAACGCTGGCTGCTTGGGAGGAGCCGAGGGGCTATCGGTATTCTTATCAGGCACGGTAATTTCCTTTGGCGGGGGTCACGGTTCTTGTCCCGAGTTGAGTTTATCCCATTCCGGCTCAAATTCAGGGCGTCCTCATCAGGCAGTGAGGGCGCCCTTTTTTATGGTCACCCGTTTCTTAACGTTTCGTCTTTTCGCTGCTTCGGACGAAAATATTTAAGTCGTCGACGTGGTATCGAACGAGCCTGTCCTGGACGATGTGGTACTTCGGACCCTTGCCAGTAGCTCGCCAGTTGCGCAGCGTTCCTCCAGTTGATCCAAGGTATGCGGCTGCATCATCGCTGTTCAGCCAAGGGCTGCGGGCAGAGCTAAGCTCATCTCGCACTACGCTGCGTATATTCTCGATCGTCAATTCCATCATATCGGCTCCTAAAATGGAGAGAGGCCGGAAC encodes the following:
- a CDS encoding DUF5906 domain-containing protein; its protein translation is MPDKNTDSPSAPPKQPAFEFNSDELEPFRGTGYEFVRLNVPNALDARGRPIGKAPGHGWRTVDPLDVVEAKALLDGGTDVGVRLRQTDLVIDVDPRAFDDGDDPVARLQADLGIKLDNWPKVETGSDGSHYYMTMPAGTLVQDTVESYPGIEFKAHGRQMVAPGSSHPATGKPYCWDLLAEPIAETSPAPDVLIDLIRRPDVAASVGAGDFDPEDVELMLTGLDASNYRDQSKWLEMMMACHHASAGEAREEFIAWSTSDADYADHEYVIGRRWDSLHGDDGGKRVTAKTLFKALHAAGQGDLIEQAIRSDPLDDFPDDLADLPDFIGEQPKNTLLDRINADRFTVLTSGKYLVGSERYDDRMQRHLVEWSPDEAIRKHMNIRSLELPNGKKEKLGNWWLDHSSRRQYDYVTFDPSGRNDSPNVYNLWRGWAVNPKKGNWSHLKQLLHNVLCRGDQESYDYVMRWCAFMVQHPDTPAEVALVFKGRKGTGKGTFCRSLKELAGQHGRQVAQPEHFTGRFNEHLADTILLFVDEGLWAGDKKVEGVLKNLITEPVLSFEGKNKPIIEGPNHLHIVIASNEDWVIPATPDERRFAVFETDEEAFKALPNGFFDQLREQMDNGGRAAMLYDLLEMDLGDWHPRKGIPQTEALVAQKVEGFRSDPIAYWWHRALEDGEIDYLTAEGSWPDAFVVGSEGKGDMLDSLGVSAKATRHRAEFSKKKVAQFLGRVGVDVNSRDRKGARVWAVPPLDQARTAFEKYVGGSIDWGE